A portion of the Tamandua tetradactyla isolate mTamTet1 chromosome 16, mTamTet1.pri, whole genome shotgun sequence genome contains these proteins:
- the C16H16orf46 gene encoding uncharacterized protein C16orf46 homolog isoform X1, which translates to MKLEVEAVRDRMGYHSIPSMSNLERLGCLKIFESSIVTLHLNKMKKPMSLLLELDGKKHTSPRCDKQCFSKVVRGWGRTSPTACIWSRKKLKKTRMGESASSCLLCVNLSQGNPEVRPQMETGKLEAEAGALAEVDPERNQSSPSQPHGASQGPNIASREISKICLPSSHLEKKSLPIKEFIWCTEDWAAPETFKGKDSKNEERPSGSGTDRGFSLSDSLTSKALLVLPPLKASAANGSDALGKKSKNFFLQPEEKVLSVEKDECVACTFRWRTVDGKGEKRSFELNKHLKFNKMPPFPSQVARTSPLAPAEQCGLYWSFLPEKNLLCPPNPNNVQYLATLRLLQKQGVQNYKAKFKPEEPGLPMNIQKRFFTEAKQENRPQMLEAKVFPRPLLPSLTVSRVVIPASTHRLL; encoded by the exons ATGAAGCTTGAGGTAGAAGCAGTGCGGGACAGGATGGG atATCATTCAATTCCTTCCATGTCAAATTTGGAAAGACTGGGGTGTCTGAAGATATTTGAAAGTTCTATAG TGACATTACACTTGAACAAGATGAAAAAACCAATGAGTTTGTTATTGGAACTGGATGGGAAGAAGCA TACTTCCCCAAGGTGTGATAAACAGTGCTTCTCCAAGGTG GTCCGAGGCTGGGGAAGGACTTCTCCAACGGCTTGCAtctggtcaaggaagaaactcaAAAAGACAAGGATGGGAGAAAGTGCCAGCAGCTGCTTACTTTGTGTCAATCTCTCCCAAGGAAACCCCGAGGTCAGGCCTCAGATGGAGACTGGGAAATTAGAGGCAGAGGCCGGGGCTCTGGCTGAGGTGGACCCCGAAAGAAATCAGAGCAGCCCTTCCCAGCCTCATGGGGCCTCCCAAGGTCCCAACATAGCCTCCAGGGAGATCAGCAAAATCTGCCTTCCCTCCAGTCATTTGGAGAAAAAAAGCCTGCCAATAAAGGAGTTCATATGGTGCACAGAAGACTGGGCCGCTCCTGAGACCTTTAAAGGCAAGGACTCTAAAAATGAGGAGCGTCCCTCTGGAAGCGGCACTGACAGAGGTTTCTCCCTCTCCGACTCATTGACTTCCAAGGCCCTTTTAGTGTTGCCTCCTCTGAAGGCGTCGGCCGCCAATGGCTCTGATGCTCTGGGTAAGAAGAGTAAGAACTTTTTCTTGCAGCCTGAAGAGAAGGTGCTGAGTGTGGAGAAGGATGAGTGTGTGGCTTGTACATTTAGATGGAGAACAGTTGATGGGAAAGGTGAAAAGAGATCCTTTGAGCTGAACAAGCATCTTAAGTTCAACAAGAtgcctcctttcccttcccaAGTGGCCCGGACATCCCCACTGGCCCCTGCTGAGCAGTGCGGCCTGTACTGGTCTTTCCTGCCTGAGAAAAACTTGCTCTGTCCACCCAACCCCAACAACGTGCAGTATCTCGCCACCTTGCGGCTTTTGCAGAAACAGGGAGTACAAAACTACAAAGCCAAATTCAAACCCGAGGAGCCGGGACTTCCCATGAACATCCAAAAGCGCTTTTTCACGGAGGCCAAGCAGGAAAACCGGCCTCAAATGCTGGAGGCCAAAGTGTTCCCAAGACCTCTCTTGCCATCCCTCACAGTGAGCAGAGTTGTTATCCCGGCCTCTACTCACAGACTCCTCTGA
- the C16H16orf46 gene encoding uncharacterized protein C16orf46 homolog isoform X3: MSNLERLGCLKIFESSIVTLHLNKMKKPMSLLLELDGKKHTSPRCDKQCFSKVVRGWGRTSPTACIWSRKKLKKTRMGESASSCLLCVNLSQGNPEVRPQMETGKLEAEAGALAEVDPERNQSSPSQPHGASQGPNIASREISKICLPSSHLEKKSLPIKEFIWCTEDWAAPETFKGKDSKNEERPSGSGTDRGFSLSDSLTSKALLVLPPLKASAANGSDALGKKSKNFFLQPEEKVLSVEKDECVACTFRWRTVDGKGEKRSFELNKHLKFNKMPPFPSQVARTSPLAPAEQCGLYWSFLPEKNLLCPPNPNNVQYLATLRLLQKQGVQNYKAKFKPEEPGLPMNIQKRFFTEAKQENRPQMLEAKVFPRPLLPSLTVSRVVIPASTHRLL; the protein is encoded by the exons ATGTCAAATTTGGAAAGACTGGGGTGTCTGAAGATATTTGAAAGTTCTATAG TGACATTACACTTGAACAAGATGAAAAAACCAATGAGTTTGTTATTGGAACTGGATGGGAAGAAGCA TACTTCCCCAAGGTGTGATAAACAGTGCTTCTCCAAGGTG GTCCGAGGCTGGGGAAGGACTTCTCCAACGGCTTGCAtctggtcaaggaagaaactcaAAAAGACAAGGATGGGAGAAAGTGCCAGCAGCTGCTTACTTTGTGTCAATCTCTCCCAAGGAAACCCCGAGGTCAGGCCTCAGATGGAGACTGGGAAATTAGAGGCAGAGGCCGGGGCTCTGGCTGAGGTGGACCCCGAAAGAAATCAGAGCAGCCCTTCCCAGCCTCATGGGGCCTCCCAAGGTCCCAACATAGCCTCCAGGGAGATCAGCAAAATCTGCCTTCCCTCCAGTCATTTGGAGAAAAAAAGCCTGCCAATAAAGGAGTTCATATGGTGCACAGAAGACTGGGCCGCTCCTGAGACCTTTAAAGGCAAGGACTCTAAAAATGAGGAGCGTCCCTCTGGAAGCGGCACTGACAGAGGTTTCTCCCTCTCCGACTCATTGACTTCCAAGGCCCTTTTAGTGTTGCCTCCTCTGAAGGCGTCGGCCGCCAATGGCTCTGATGCTCTGGGTAAGAAGAGTAAGAACTTTTTCTTGCAGCCTGAAGAGAAGGTGCTGAGTGTGGAGAAGGATGAGTGTGTGGCTTGTACATTTAGATGGAGAACAGTTGATGGGAAAGGTGAAAAGAGATCCTTTGAGCTGAACAAGCATCTTAAGTTCAACAAGAtgcctcctttcccttcccaAGTGGCCCGGACATCCCCACTGGCCCCTGCTGAGCAGTGCGGCCTGTACTGGTCTTTCCTGCCTGAGAAAAACTTGCTCTGTCCACCCAACCCCAACAACGTGCAGTATCTCGCCACCTTGCGGCTTTTGCAGAAACAGGGAGTACAAAACTACAAAGCCAAATTCAAACCCGAGGAGCCGGGACTTCCCATGAACATCCAAAAGCGCTTTTTCACGGAGGCCAAGCAGGAAAACCGGCCTCAAATGCTGGAGGCCAAAGTGTTCCCAAGACCTCTCTTGCCATCCCTCACAGTGAGCAGAGTTGTTATCCCGGCCTCTACTCACAGACTCCTCTGA
- the C16H16orf46 gene encoding uncharacterized protein C16orf46 homolog isoform X2 codes for MDLCQKCETDLENTENNEIQSTEETEFTYTCPDEKSEKNHVCCLLNISDITLEQDEKTNEFVIGTGWEEAVRGWGRTSPTACIWSRKKLKKTRMGESASSCLLCVNLSQGNPEVRPQMETGKLEAEAGALAEVDPERNQSSPSQPHGASQGPNIASREISKICLPSSHLEKKSLPIKEFIWCTEDWAAPETFKGKDSKNEERPSGSGTDRGFSLSDSLTSKALLVLPPLKASAANGSDALGKKSKNFFLQPEEKVLSVEKDECVACTFRWRTVDGKGEKRSFELNKHLKFNKMPPFPSQVARTSPLAPAEQCGLYWSFLPEKNLLCPPNPNNVQYLATLRLLQKQGVQNYKAKFKPEEPGLPMNIQKRFFTEAKQENRPQMLEAKVFPRPLLPSLTVSRVVIPASTHRLL; via the exons ATGGATCTCTGTCAGAAATGTGAGACTgatttagaaaatactgaaaataatgaaattcaaaGCACAGAAGAAACTGAATTCACCTATACTTGTCCAGatgaaaagagtgaaaagaatcaTGTTtgttgtcttcttaatatcaGTGACATTACACTTGAACAAGATGAAAAAACCAATGAGTTTGTTATTGGAACTGGATGGGAAGAAGCA GTCCGAGGCTGGGGAAGGACTTCTCCAACGGCTTGCAtctggtcaaggaagaaactcaAAAAGACAAGGATGGGAGAAAGTGCCAGCAGCTGCTTACTTTGTGTCAATCTCTCCCAAGGAAACCCCGAGGTCAGGCCTCAGATGGAGACTGGGAAATTAGAGGCAGAGGCCGGGGCTCTGGCTGAGGTGGACCCCGAAAGAAATCAGAGCAGCCCTTCCCAGCCTCATGGGGCCTCCCAAGGTCCCAACATAGCCTCCAGGGAGATCAGCAAAATCTGCCTTCCCTCCAGTCATTTGGAGAAAAAAAGCCTGCCAATAAAGGAGTTCATATGGTGCACAGAAGACTGGGCCGCTCCTGAGACCTTTAAAGGCAAGGACTCTAAAAATGAGGAGCGTCCCTCTGGAAGCGGCACTGACAGAGGTTTCTCCCTCTCCGACTCATTGACTTCCAAGGCCCTTTTAGTGTTGCCTCCTCTGAAGGCGTCGGCCGCCAATGGCTCTGATGCTCTGGGTAAGAAGAGTAAGAACTTTTTCTTGCAGCCTGAAGAGAAGGTGCTGAGTGTGGAGAAGGATGAGTGTGTGGCTTGTACATTTAGATGGAGAACAGTTGATGGGAAAGGTGAAAAGAGATCCTTTGAGCTGAACAAGCATCTTAAGTTCAACAAGAtgcctcctttcccttcccaAGTGGCCCGGACATCCCCACTGGCCCCTGCTGAGCAGTGCGGCCTGTACTGGTCTTTCCTGCCTGAGAAAAACTTGCTCTGTCCACCCAACCCCAACAACGTGCAGTATCTCGCCACCTTGCGGCTTTTGCAGAAACAGGGAGTACAAAACTACAAAGCCAAATTCAAACCCGAGGAGCCGGGACTTCCCATGAACATCCAAAAGCGCTTTTTCACGGAGGCCAAGCAGGAAAACCGGCCTCAAATGCTGGAGGCCAAAGTGTTCCCAAGACCTCTCTTGCCATCCCTCACAGTGAGCAGAGTTGTTATCCCGGCCTCTACTCACAGACTCCTCTGA
- the GCSH gene encoding glycine cleavage system H protein, mitochondrial: MALRAARSVQTAVCSLRAASAPATSWPRRPWGLRAAAVRTLRTRPALLSVRKFTDKHEWVTTENGTGTVGISNFAQEALGDVVYCSLPEVGTKLNKQEEFGALESVKAASELYSPLSGEVTEINEALAENPGLVNKSCYEDGWLIKMTLSNPSELDELMSEEAYEKYIKSIEE, translated from the exons ATGGCGCTGCGCGCGGCCCGGAGCGTGCAGACCGCTGTCTGCAGCCTGCGCGCGGCCTCCGCGCCCGCCACCTCCTGGCCGCGACGGCCCTGGGGGTTGCGGGCGGCCGCCGTCCGGACGCTGCGCACCCGCCCCGCTCTGCTCTCGG TGCGAAAATTCACAGACAAACATGAATGGGTAACAACAGAAAATGGAACTGGAACAGTGGGAATCAGCAATTTTGCACAG gaggCTTTGGGAGATGTTGTTTACTGTAGTCTTCCTGAGGTTGGGACAAAATTGAACAAACAAG agGAGTTTGGTGCTTTGGAAAGTGTGAAAGCTGCTAGTGAACTTTATTCTCCTCTATCAGGAGAagtaacagaaattaatgaaGCTCTTGCAGAAAATCCAGGACTTGTCAACAAATCTTGTTATGAAGATG GTTGGCTCATCAAGATGACACTGAGTAACCCTTCAGAACTTGATGAACTAATGAGTGAAGAAGCATATGAGAAATACATAAAATCTATTGAAGAGTAA